The genomic stretch CAACAAATCCAGTTCATCAATGCTGACTTCATAAAAGTCTTTTAAACTTTTATGAGACTGACACATCAACTCGCCAAAAGCTTTTGCATTTCCTTTTTTCAGAACTTTTACTGCCTCTTTTACCCTTTCATTCTCATAAACAATATGTTCAATTCTTTTTTTTAATGTATCAGGCAGTAATAATTTATATTTTTCAAAATCATTAATAGAAACATCCCGCAAAGATACAATCTCAGGAAGATATTCCTGCAAAATTTTTACAGCTTCTCTGCATTCCTGCCTTCTTTTATTGTAGGAAGAATCTGCCAATTTTCTTTTCACCATCGAATTACATACAAGAAACGAACAACCTTTAAGCAACAACGGAATATATTGATATTTTAGACTTCTGCAATCTATGAAAAGAGCTTTTTCCTCTCTGGAAAGCAGGGAAGCAAATTGATCCATTATTCCACATTCCACACCCACGAAATCGTTTTCCGCTTTTCGGGCAAGTGTGATCATCTCAAGAGGTTTGATCTCTAAATCGTATAATTCTTTGAAGGAAAGCAATGTTGCAATTTCAATCGAAGCGGAAGATGAAAGTCCGGCACCTTCAGGC from Candidatus Cloacimonadota bacterium encodes the following:
- the galK gene encoding galactokinase — translated: PEGAGLSSSASIEIATLLSFKELYDLEIKPLEMITLARKAENDFVGVECGIMDQFASLLSREEKALFIDCRSLKYQYIPLLLKGCSFLVCNSMVKRKLADSSYNKRRQECREAVKILQEYLPEIVSLRDVSINDFEKYKLLLPDTLKKRIEHIVYENERVKEAVKVLKKGNAKAFGELMCQSHKSLKDFYEVSIDELDLLVEIGKDEPGVLGARVTGAGFGGCVIYLVKNSFIKKLKESILDVYSKKTRLIPQFYEVVPSKGAYASALVSKPLLGYI